One part of the Streptomyces lydicus genome encodes these proteins:
- a CDS encoding RNA polymerase-binding protein RbpA: protein MSERALRGTRLVVTSYETDRGIDLAPRQAVEYACQNGHRFEMPFSVEAEIPPEWECKVCGAPSLLVDGDGPEEKKGKPARTHWDMLMERRTREELEEVLAERLAVLRSGTMNIAVHPRDTNRKSA from the coding sequence ATGAGTGAGCGAGCTCTCCGCGGCACGCGACTCGTGGTGACCAGCTACGAGACCGACCGCGGCATCGACCTGGCCCCGCGCCAGGCGGTGGAGTACGCATGCCAGAACGGACATCGATTCGAGATGCCGTTCTCGGTTGAGGCCGAGATTCCGCCGGAGTGGGAGTGCAAGGTTTGCGGTGCACCCTCTCTTCTGGTGGATGGCGATGGCCCTGAGGAAAAGAAGGGTAAGCCCGCGCGTACGCACTGGGACATGCTCATGGAGCGACGCACCCGCGAGGAGCTCGAGGAGGTGCTGGCCGAACGGCTGGCCGTCCTGCGCTCCGGCACCATGAACATTGCCGTGCATCCGCGCGACACCAACCGCAAGTCCGCCTGA
- the fxsA gene encoding FxsA family membrane protein: MTFTGTPSPSPRPPQRSRARRFVPLGVAAWVVLEIWLLTLVAGATNGLTVFLLLVAGVVAGGWVVKRAGRRAWQNLTESLQRGGPTDPAEPAPSRNGRSGSGNTLPMAGGLLLMVPGLLSDLLGLLCLFPPTGKLIQRRAEKLLNRRASYAPGSFGDAFQQARMHRPDGKVVPGEVIHDEPPAARRQDPPLTG, encoded by the coding sequence ATGACGTTCACAGGCACGCCGTCGCCGAGTCCCCGTCCGCCCCAGCGTTCGCGCGCCCGCCGGTTCGTGCCGCTGGGCGTCGCCGCCTGGGTGGTGCTGGAGATCTGGCTGCTGACCCTGGTTGCCGGGGCCACCAACGGCCTGACCGTCTTCCTGCTGCTGGTCGCCGGGGTGGTCGCCGGCGGTTGGGTGGTCAAGCGGGCCGGCCGCCGCGCCTGGCAGAACCTCACCGAGAGCCTTCAGCGGGGCGGCCCGACGGACCCGGCCGAGCCCGCCCCGTCCCGCAACGGCCGCTCCGGCAGCGGCAATACGCTCCCGATGGCCGGCGGCCTGCTGCTGATGGTGCCGGGCCTGCTCTCCGACCTGCTGGGGCTGCTCTGCCTCTTCCCGCCGACCGGGAAGCTGATCCAGCGCCGCGCCGAGAAGCTGCTGAACAGGCGGGCGTCGTATGCGCCCGGGTCGTTCGGCGACGCCTTCCAACAGGCCCGGATGCACCGGCCGGACGGCAAGGTCGTGCCGGGCGAGGTGATCCACGACGAGCCGCCGGCCGCCCGTCGCCAGGATCCACCGCTGACCGGCTGA
- a CDS encoding polyprenol monophosphomannose synthase → MTDGQRQYGPLGTTLVIIPTYNEAENIKPVVSRVRSAVPEAHVLVADDNSPDGTGKLADELAAEDEHVHVLHRKGKEGLGAAYLAGFRWGIDNGYGVLVEMDADGSHQPEELPRLLTALKGADLVLGSRWVPGGRTVNWPKYRQFISRGGSTYSRLVLDLPLRDITGGFRAFRAQTLQGLGLDEVSSQGYCFQVDLARRAVQAGYHVVEVPITFVEREHGDSKMNRDIVVEALWRVTAWGVGSRVEKFRGR, encoded by the coding sequence GTGACAGACGGTCAGCGGCAATACGGTCCGCTCGGCACCACGTTGGTGATCATCCCGACGTACAACGAGGCGGAGAACATCAAGCCGGTCGTCTCGCGGGTGCGGTCCGCCGTCCCGGAGGCGCACGTCCTCGTCGCGGACGACAACAGTCCCGACGGCACCGGCAAGCTCGCCGACGAACTCGCCGCCGAGGACGAACACGTCCACGTCCTGCACCGCAAGGGCAAGGAAGGGCTGGGCGCCGCCTACCTCGCCGGCTTCCGCTGGGGCATCGACAACGGCTACGGCGTCCTGGTCGAGATGGACGCCGACGGCTCGCACCAGCCCGAGGAGCTGCCGCGGCTGCTCACCGCCCTCAAGGGCGCCGATCTCGTCCTCGGCTCGCGCTGGGTGCCCGGCGGCCGCACCGTGAACTGGCCCAAGTACCGCCAGTTCATCTCCCGCGGCGGCAGCACCTACTCCCGGCTGGTGCTGGACCTGCCGCTGCGGGACATCACCGGCGGCTTCCGCGCCTTCCGCGCGCAGACCCTCCAGGGCCTGGGTCTGGACGAGGTGTCCTCGCAGGGCTACTGCTTCCAGGTCGACCTCGCCCGCCGCGCGGTCCAGGCCGGCTACCACGTCGTCGAGGTCCCGATCACCTTCGTCGAGCGGGAGCACGGCGACAGCAAGATGAACCGGGACATCGTGGTCGAGGCGCTGTGGCGGGTCACCGCATGGGGCGTCGGCTCGCGGGTGGAGAAGTTCCGCGGGCGCTGA
- the lnt gene encoding apolipoprotein N-acyltransferase encodes MPSGSDTTEEAVSGTTPDGPVPSARPGSTAPAGRPGRARRLLALVRREAPRTGLAVVFGVALGLAFPPYDLWPLSLVAVAALSLLTRGRTARQGAWTGLVFGLPFFLILLKWLHVVGWDAVVGLSIAEALFVALLGAGLAVTSRLPAWPLWAGCLWVAQEWARDRLPFGGFPWGRLAFANTGSPFTPLAALGGAPLVTFAVALAGALLAACAAALWGLRGNGTVRRAVTALEAFGLAAAVTLAGLLVPVPTKADDTVDIAVVQGNVQQAGMDFLGRPMKILDNHATATEKLAADIKAGRAKKPDLVIWPENSSDLDPFQYPQAYDRIDEAVKAIGVPVLVGALVDHPSKKGYVFNEGIVWDPKKGPGASYTKQHPVPFGEYVPFREQLSKIITRFQRVPRDFYPGDHTGLLNVGPARLGDVICFEVAYDEIVHDTVGAGARALVIQTNNATYGRTGQPEQQLAMSKLRAVEHGRAVVTAATSGISAVVAPDGRITHRIPEFTQGVVSARIPLRDETTLADRVGAAPEWALAIVGLLSCAAAVIVGRRGRTKDEKGQQ; translated from the coding sequence GTGCCATCGGGTTCCGACACCACCGAAGAAGCCGTGAGCGGCACCACGCCCGACGGCCCGGTGCCGTCCGCCCGGCCGGGTTCCACGGCCCCGGCCGGGCGCCCCGGCCGTGCCCGTCGGCTCCTGGCGCTCGTGCGTCGCGAGGCGCCGCGCACCGGCCTGGCCGTGGTCTTCGGCGTCGCGCTCGGCCTCGCCTTCCCGCCGTACGACCTGTGGCCGCTGTCCCTGGTGGCGGTGGCCGCGCTGTCGCTGCTCACCCGGGGCCGGACCGCTCGCCAGGGCGCCTGGACGGGCCTGGTGTTCGGGCTGCCGTTCTTCCTGATCCTGCTGAAGTGGCTGCATGTCGTCGGCTGGGACGCGGTGGTGGGCCTCTCGATCGCCGAGGCGCTCTTCGTGGCGCTGCTCGGCGCGGGACTCGCGGTCACCTCACGGCTGCCGGCCTGGCCGCTGTGGGCCGGCTGCCTGTGGGTGGCCCAGGAGTGGGCCCGCGACCGGCTCCCCTTCGGCGGCTTCCCGTGGGGCCGGCTGGCGTTCGCCAACACCGGCTCGCCGTTCACCCCGCTCGCCGCGCTCGGTGGCGCCCCGCTGGTGACCTTCGCCGTCGCGCTGGCCGGTGCCCTGCTGGCCGCGTGCGCAGCCGCCCTGTGGGGGCTGCGCGGCAACGGCACGGTGCGCCGCGCCGTGACCGCCCTGGAGGCGTTCGGACTGGCCGCCGCGGTGACCCTGGCCGGCCTGCTCGTCCCCGTCCCGACGAAGGCCGACGACACCGTCGACATCGCCGTGGTCCAGGGCAACGTCCAGCAGGCCGGTATGGACTTCCTGGGGCGGCCCATGAAGATCCTCGACAACCACGCGACGGCCACCGAGAAGCTGGCCGCCGACATCAAGGCCGGCCGGGCCAAGAAGCCCGACCTGGTCATCTGGCCGGAGAACTCCTCCGACCTCGACCCGTTCCAGTACCCGCAGGCGTACGACCGGATCGACGAGGCGGTGAAGGCCATCGGCGTGCCGGTGCTCGTCGGCGCCCTCGTCGACCACCCTTCCAAGAAGGGCTACGTGTTCAACGAGGGCATCGTGTGGGACCCGAAGAAGGGTCCCGGCGCCTCGTACACCAAGCAGCACCCGGTGCCGTTCGGCGAGTACGTGCCCTTCCGGGAGCAGCTCAGCAAGATCATCACCCGCTTCCAGCGGGTGCCGCGGGACTTCTACCCCGGCGACCACACGGGCCTGCTCAATGTCGGCCCCGCCAGGCTCGGCGACGTGATCTGCTTCGAGGTCGCCTACGACGAGATCGTGCACGACACCGTGGGCGCCGGCGCCCGGGCCCTGGTGATCCAGACCAACAACGCCACCTACGGGCGCACCGGCCAGCCCGAGCAGCAGCTGGCGATGTCCAAGCTGCGCGCCGTCGAGCACGGCCGGGCCGTGGTCACCGCGGCCACCAGCGGCATCAGTGCGGTGGTTGCCCCGGACGGCAGGATCACCCACCGGATCCCGGAGTTCACCCAGGGCGTGGTCTCGGCACGGATACCGCTGCGGGACGAAACGACGCTCGCCGACCGCGTCGGTGCGGCACCTGAGTGGGCGCTCGCTATCGTGGGCCTTCTGTCCTGTGCCGCCGCGGTGATCGTCGGCCGGCGCGGGCGTACGAAGGACGAGAAGGGGCAGCAGTGA
- a CDS encoding amidohydrolase has protein sequence MSEHIPAPDRQHDPHPAQPRTVLLRGGEVHSPADPFATAMVVEGDRIAWVGEEGAADSFADGVDEVVQLDGALVTPAFTDAHVHTTATGLALTGLDLAAAGTLADALARVRAYADARPADRVLLGHGWDASAWPEGRAPSRPELDAATGGRPLYLTRVDVHSAVVTTALLDLVPGMRDRSGFHPDAPLTGDAHHAVRRAAYATLTPAQRAEAQAAALARAASLGIGSLHECAGPEISGEDDFTALLALAREANGPRVVGYWAEAVASAKDAERIRELGAIGAAGDLFVDGSLGSHTAHLHAPYADLPGHTGTAHLDTDAVAAHVAACTEAGLQAGFHAIGDAAIGSVVDGVRAAAERLGTARIRAARHRVEHAEMLTEATVAGFADLALTASVQPAFDAAWGGPDGMYAARLGAERAATLNPYAALLKAGVPLALGSDSPVTPLDPWGTVRAAVFHRTRAHGISARAAFTAHTRGGWRAIGRDDAGVLVPGAPADYAVWRTGELVVQAPDERVERWSTDPRSGTPGLPDLTPGRDLPVCLRTVVGGRTVFGRPNE, from the coding sequence ATGAGCGAGCACATTCCCGCCCCCGACCGGCAGCACGACCCGCACCCGGCGCAGCCCCGTACCGTCCTGCTGCGCGGCGGCGAGGTGCACAGCCCCGCGGACCCCTTCGCCACCGCCATGGTCGTGGAGGGGGACCGCATCGCCTGGGTCGGTGAGGAGGGCGCGGCCGACTCCTTCGCCGACGGCGTGGACGAGGTGGTCCAGCTCGACGGCGCGCTCGTCACCCCGGCGTTCACGGACGCACATGTGCACACCACCGCGACCGGCCTCGCGCTCACCGGTCTCGACCTGGCCGCCGCCGGCACGCTCGCCGACGCGCTGGCCCGGGTGCGCGCCTACGCCGACGCCCGACCCGCGGACCGGGTCCTGCTCGGGCACGGCTGGGACGCCAGCGCCTGGCCGGAGGGCCGGGCACCGTCCCGCCCGGAGCTGGACGCGGCCACCGGCGGCCGCCCGCTGTACCTCACCCGCGTCGACGTGCACTCCGCGGTCGTCACCACGGCCCTGCTGGACCTGGTCCCCGGCATGCGCGACCGGTCCGGTTTCCACCCCGACGCCCCGCTGACCGGCGACGCCCACCACGCGGTGCGCCGCGCCGCGTACGCCACCCTCACCCCGGCCCAGCGCGCCGAGGCCCAGGCCGCCGCACTGGCCCGCGCCGCCTCGCTCGGTATCGGCAGCCTCCACGAGTGCGCCGGACCGGAGATCTCCGGCGAGGACGACTTCACGGCGCTGCTCGCCCTGGCACGGGAGGCGAACGGCCCGCGGGTGGTGGGCTACTGGGCCGAGGCCGTCGCATCCGCAAAGGACGCCGAGCGGATCCGTGAGCTCGGCGCGATCGGCGCGGCCGGTGATCTCTTCGTCGACGGCTCGCTCGGCTCGCACACCGCCCATCTGCACGCCCCGTACGCGGACCTCCCCGGCCACACCGGCACCGCCCACCTCGACACCGACGCGGTCGCCGCCCATGTCGCCGCCTGCACCGAGGCCGGGCTGCAGGCCGGCTTCCACGCCATCGGCGACGCCGCGATCGGCAGTGTCGTCGACGGCGTCCGGGCCGCCGCCGAGCGCCTGGGCACCGCCCGGATCCGCGCCGCCCGGCACCGCGTCGAGCACGCCGAGATGCTCACCGAAGCCACCGTCGCCGGCTTCGCCGACCTGGCCCTGACCGCCTCCGTCCAGCCCGCCTTCGACGCGGCCTGGGGCGGCCCCGACGGCATGTACGCCGCCCGCCTGGGCGCCGAGCGGGCCGCCACCCTCAACCCGTACGCCGCCCTGCTCAAGGCCGGGGTGCCGCTCGCCCTGGGCTCCGACAGCCCGGTCACCCCGCTCGACCCCTGGGGCACCGTGCGCGCCGCGGTCTTCCACCGCACCCGCGCCCACGGCATCTCCGCCCGCGCCGCGTTCACCGCCCACACCCGCGGCGGCTGGCGGGCCATCGGCCGGGACGACGCGGGCGTCCTGGTGCCCGGCGCGCCCGCCGACTACGCGGTCTGGCGCACCGGGGAACTGGTCGTCCAGGCGCCCGACGAGCGGGTGGAGCGCTGGTCCACCGACCCCCGCTCCGGCACCCCCGGCCTGCCCGACCTCACGCCCGGGCGCGACCTCCCCGTGTGCCTGCGCACGGTCGTCGGCGGCCGGACGGTCTTCGGACGGCCGAACGAGTGA
- a CDS encoding Lrp/AsnC family transcriptional regulator: MEELDRQIVDLLVKDGRMSYTDLGKATGLSTSAVHQRVRRLEQRGVIRGYAAIVDPEAVGLPLTAFISVKPFDPSAPDDISDRLAEVPELEACHSVAGDENYILKVRVSTPLELEHLLTRIRTLAGVSTRTTVVLSTPYEARPPRI; this comes from the coding sequence GTGGAGGAGTTGGACCGACAAATCGTGGATCTGCTCGTCAAGGACGGGCGGATGAGCTACACCGACCTGGGCAAGGCCACCGGCCTGTCCACCTCGGCGGTGCATCAGCGCGTGCGCCGCCTGGAGCAGCGCGGTGTCATCCGGGGCTATGCCGCCATCGTCGACCCGGAAGCCGTGGGCCTGCCGCTCACCGCCTTCATCTCGGTCAAACCCTTCGACCCCAGCGCGCCGGACGACATCTCCGACCGCCTCGCCGAGGTCCCCGAGCTGGAGGCGTGCCACAGCGTGGCCGGCGACGAGAACTACATCCTCAAGGTCCGGGTCTCCACGCCACTGGAGCTGGAGCACCTGCTCACCCGCATCCGCACGCTGGCCGGTGTCTCGACCCGCACCACGGTCGTGCTGTCCACGCCGTACGAGGCCCGGCCGCCGCGGATCTGA